The DNA sequence AAACCTAaccttttttctctttctaattGCAACAACTGAGACATTGTTTCTTTATCTAACTTCAATCCTGCTATTTCTACCTCCTTGAATACATCCCTGCACTTAGCCAGCCTCCCAGAAACCACGTAAATTTTAATCATGTCTAAATATACATCATATGTTGGAGAGAAACCTGCTTCCTTAAGCTTTGAGAAATATCTTACTGCCCTTGGATGATCATTCAGGGCAACAAAAAGCTTTACTGCCACACGATAAGCTGGAAAATCAAAGAGACAATTTGAAGCCTCCATTTCCCAAACCAAAGCTAGAGCCTCCCTGTATTTCTTCTGCGAATAGCGACTATGAATCAGAGTTGTGTACATAACGACACTTGGATCATGCCCAGATTGTCTAAACCAGTCATAAACACTCTCCACAACTTCAAATTTCCCAAGCCTAATGCACACTTTCATAATAGCAGTACAATCCTGCTGACTTAAATTCATGTCTTCCCTTTCTCCAAGCTCGTCGAGTAAGGTCATTACAAGCCTGTGCTTATCGGGGTTCTTCCCAAGCTTGAGTATCAGCTTAGCATATAAGCCCGGATCCAACTTTCTTCCACTATTCTTAGCTACCAATACAAGCTTCCAAGCTAGATGCAAGCTTCCTCCTTTAATGAACCCTCTCGCCATTGCCTCAATCACTCCACGACTTGCCAAACTAGCAAACTTGTCCAAATTGAAAGGCAGTTTAAGCTCGTGGTGCCTTGCCAGGACCTCAACCGTTGAAGCCAAAAGGCGGTCATCGGGGAAGAGTTGAGGCTGTTTCTGAGCCCAAGAGAAGGTCTGCAGAGCTCTCTCAGGGAGACCCATGTGACCCAATTCCCTAATTGTCATGGAAAGAGAGCCTTTTCTAAGACACTGAATCCAATTGTTCAGAACTCGTCCCGCGTCTTCGTCTGCTCCAAGGCTTCTGATTTCCCTTGCTAACCCAACAAGcgcattagggtttttgtagaCTTGGTCGCATACGGGCGGCACCTTAACATGTTTCTTGGGCGTGGGAAGTCCCAAAGGTCGAAGCTTGTGAGGAAGTGGGAGCGGGAAAGGCCTCTGTCGATTCAGCATTCCGGGCTTCTGGGGTATTCTCCCTTGGAAAAGGGATGAAATAGCTTCGATCTCATCTGATTCCCACGCAATGACGCCATCTTCTTTACCTTCTTCATCTGCTGCTGCTGCCTCGAATTCTTCTGTTCGAGATGAAGGTTCTGTGGAAGTGCTTGTGTTGTTCAAGAAGGGGTCGATTCCAAGGAGGTCCGGAGGAAGCTTGGTGCGCCGCGGGTAGCGAAGGTTCTTGGGAAGTCGTGTCCTAGTGTTAGAACGCTGCGCCACTGTAACCAGCCGGCGGCCATTTCTTGCAAAACTTTGAGGGAACAAAAAGGGAATTGTAGCGGACAATAGAGAATCCATTGAATGAAAACTATGACCCATGATTACAGAAGTGACATTTCCTCGAACACTTGGTCTGCACTAGCCATGTAGAGAGAAAATAGACGCAATGCTCGTACAGAGAGCCTTATTCGTACGGATATAAAGGAAATATAAAGGTTGGCCCTTAATTtaatggaaaactaaccaaaacccCTAAAAAACtttggaaaactaaccaaaacacccTCAAAACTTTACTTTCAATCATAAGAACAGATTTTTTCAAAAATACCAATCCTACCCTTCACACATATGTACAAGATTGGGTCAGTTTTCTGCAAAGTTCAAGTGGATacatccaaaagaagaaaaatgagattgacATTTTCAGAAAACATTTGCATGCAAAAGAATATGTGGCAAACATGCAACAACCAAGACAATACAGATTCACATGCAAAAGAAAATATGGCAAACACTGCAGCAACCAAGACAACATAAATTCACATGacattcaagcaaagacaagatAGCCAGCTTTCAGAGACAGTGCTGACAGTTTTCAGAAACAGTGTGCTGTCACTATTCAGAAAATTGTAAATAGATGAAATGTTATTTTGTCTTTGAAGAATTAGATTTTGTATATAAGGGAGTCTTTCCTCCCATACAGAACACGTTTTCTCAACATCTGAAAACATCATACTCACTTCATACACTCAAGCATTCGTAGCCTTCATAgcatccttgtaaacacttttttgtaatcactttcttgtaaacaaccatctctgtaaacattccatatatcaataaaagttcaagtgtacatattcaagcaatctccaagtcttaagtaagttttcttttccttctttagtgtgtttgtttaattagacttctagtccaaaacaggAAACACTATTGTtgttatattattaacctgtTAAACcgacgatcatactttgttcgagcactctgttatagttgaatgtttgccatacaaataactggacatCAACCAggtacctctgagttcttcgtacctctgagttcagccgttaaggccttatacttgtactgtgagtGGCTGTCATGCTAaaacatgtcgagttccatgtgcaaggttctatgtctagttgttataatggtcatcTGACTATTTAACCGAGCATGCGTtgcgaatttggtatcagagcctaatttaacattttaataatataattataatagtaaagtaccttgaggaTAGAAGTCGTAGATACAACTGatatcatatttgtttattgtATATGAACAACAGATATTATTGTCCCTGTAGACCCTGTCAACCACAATTACCAGGTATTTATTGTCTCAGACATCCAACTAtaactagcataaagagaagattagcatatatatccaaaagaattattagtactttgaagaagcaaaagttttatcTTGGATATCTTGAACATTCTTCATTTATtcgtaaatataataacacataattgcagcataaagttttagaagcaaaaagaataacagatcaagttttagagacactgagagaagaaaaagagtttTTAAGAAACCAGTTAGCCGTAACCCTAGAGAAAGGTAGACTatagtttatgatagattatcttaatttagaaattagtgaacctcaaaaaagaaaaataactttagaccaaaatagtttagtttgttattttccatcaagaaagcataatcatattttgcacaGTGAAGAAAATTCACAAGCCAATACtattgtagatcttattattagtcaagcagaaaatataaaattagaaaataataagcataatcatttgttaaatcAGTTGTTAGAACATTTCTAGAAAAACTTCATATaaataattagacaaaatttagactatattacatctcagttagaagataataatagaaatattcaaaggtttcctagcaaaagagagataaaagagcttgttGATCTTATAGATAGTAAGCCGaagcaagtagaacttagatcattagaaatagttgaacagCTAAAAtcagaagttcaaaaaattcaattagtacaaaaagagttaagtgaacaagtagataagttgcataataaaatagataagttattagtttaatgacagattctagaactagcaaaaaatatattcaagctttgaaataaattagtaaattagataaagaaccagtaggattaacagatttttcaacacaagtatccagtagtaatattcccattagacaaaataatttgattatccaattagttttaagtttagctgaaaaattagatcaagttgaagaacaaatagcagaaataaaccaagttctacataacgcatcttcatcacttccaccatctttgctagataaattagaaaatttaactttgagtgcaaataataatagaagacctaagctaaatccttttgataatagaaaatggaactctttaggaaaaaaggaaaagaaatagtTAGAGCAgaagatatttatccaaatgaagaagaagcacaagaattcattcgaagaggttttgagagaacacagaaaaataaatataacttgtatcaattaggtttatttgaaaacagaagtagaattgtaagcagcatcagtcaacatgaagttagctgtattgataaagaagtcacacttaatctaattagtaaagaaacagttactcatttgagaaaatcacattttagtcagattcatataggaacaatattaattggaatagcaggattaaccagagcacaagtaggtacaaaagctttagtatacatatatgatgatagatgggataatcaccaacaaacagcaatagcaacagctgaagtagacttaagttcaaacttagcagttataggttgtattccaaattatgttatgacgattaatgaatttagtaaatatattaaagtgagcataagaacaaaaaattataatatgaaaggagagtataaaaatttgtgtattagcctaatgtatataggtaaagtgtctgatagatataatcataagtttaatttagattttcaaaatttagttcaaacatttggcagtaaatatgtaaatatgatagaagcaaaacccgtAGATAATAGCCTTTTAGAAGGAACTCAATGGACAttgcctaatttacaagtaacaccaaatagacaaccagataaagtacaaatatatgaaactagtacaggtcaagcaacaattatgtttagtaattataagcaactagaaaaaatagaagaggatgagagttaaattgaaaatgaaagtatacatatggcttttgataatttagatattaatttggttgaacaaaattttgactatattgtagataaacttatagaagatattgatcatttagatgaagaacaatatttggaaaaatataagacatatgatttaggactacataaaatttcagacaaagaaatgaaaattataatcttagaaataggagtagaacacaTTTTAGtatcaaaagaatataataatttattagaattgaaagcagaatgtaatccagcagaagaaagtagtacatcagGCGTAGAAAATCCAGGACACGCAAGCAGAACCGATCAACAATTTTTAagaccaacaaatgaacaatataatgaaaaagcaaaagtagactatatggaagaaagtatgataaaacctagaaaaaataggattccatatttgagagggttagaacaaattaatatagctggtaatatattaaatttagataatgtagatccacaagattgggaaagaacgattgagagatgggaaaaaggctacatacatgcagcattaatgttagattttagtaattcacaaaacatgttagattactttgaacatactttggatggtttagtttttgattatttccagtcatggaaagttcaaaatctagaacaacatcaggcagctaaaacacattttaatattgatggttttgttactttgattaaacaagagtttttaaatcataataggttagatggcagaagtgaacaagaacaaataagagcaatcagaaatttagaacaattacaaatttgcgatttacagtatatagctgagtataccatagatttctttaaatatttaggaagaacagatagaattagtgatattaatttattagatacttatatgacaaaaataaaaggaccaataggtgaaaagatttggaatgaatgacAAAAGCATtcgaagaaaaatgatattgctataggacctagaattcaacatatatatgatatacttagacaagAGTATAGTCAAATAAAGGCTAAGAGACAAATCAGGAAGCAATTTtacatgagttgtaaaaatatagatttaccacaacagtatggttgccataagaaaaataagcataagaaaatatacaaaaagaaatataagtcatataaaccctacaaacaacataagaatttcagtataagaccttcaagaacatataggaagagaaaatatagtccaaaacaatttagaaaaagaaggGGCAGACCTTAGATTAGgaaatataaagcaccaaaagataagagtagttgtaaatgttattcatgtggagaagctggacatattagacctaaatgtccaaaattaggtaaacagtcgaaagaaaaagtacatttgatggagttgtttaagttagaagaagatgaggatattcagtcaatatacagtttagataatttaagtgataatgagagtatttatagtatagagagTATTAACATGATAGATACAGATTCGGAAGattcaagtagcacaaatagtgatctagaagaatatatgtgtgcattcatagaagaacagcatgaagaagaatataaatacattaatttaggttggccagaaaaatgtcataagtgtaATAAATTAGGTGC is a window from the Malus domestica chromosome 16, GDT2T_hap1 genome containing:
- the LOC114823110 gene encoding pentatricopeptide repeat-containing protein At2g01860 codes for the protein MGHSFHSMDSLLSATIPFLFPQSFARNGRRLVTVAQRSNTRTRLPKNLRYPRRTKLPPDLLGIDPFLNNTSTSTEPSSRTEEFEAAAADEEGKEDGVIAWESDEIEAISSLFQGRIPQKPGMLNRQRPFPLPLPHKLRPLGLPTPKKHVKVPPVCDQVYKNPNALVGLAREIRSLGADEDAGRVLNNWIQCLRKGSLSMTIRELGHMGLPERALQTFSWAQKQPQLFPDDRLLASTVEVLARHHELKLPFNLDKFASLASRGVIEAMARGFIKGGSLHLAWKLVLVAKNSGRKLDPGLYAKLILKLGKNPDKHRLVMTLLDELGEREDMNLSQQDCTAIMKVCIRLGKFEVVESVYDWFRQSGHDPSVVMYTTLIHSRYSQKKYREALALVWEMEASNCLFDFPAYRVAVKLFVALNDHPRAVRYFSKLKEAGFSPTYDVYLDMIKIYVVSGRLAKCRDVFKEVEIAGLKLDKETMSQLLQLEREKSECYPKPELQSRLPRLPPSQSKQKDILFEFNYNI